The Nitrospirota bacterium genomic interval TCGCGTATACGGGCAGCAATTTCTGGATCGGAGCACCGGTAAACATATCGGACCTCACCTCAACAAGCCCGATTAACCAGCAAATCATGGCTCCCGTTGACACGGCAAAGGACCTGTACCTCACCTTCGACGTCCAGTTCTGAACCCTCGTGAGCCTTTTGGCACGGGGAATTTGACAACCTCTTTTGTTCGCGAATGGGTATCCCCTTGACAGAAATGAGATCGAAGACTAGTATTGTGACCATGCAATATTCTCCTCCTGCTGTTTTGCTCCTGTGCCTGCTCTCCCTTTCCTCCCTCTGCAGCGCCGCAGGCGTTTCCGAGGTCGGGACGGAGGCGGGCAGCTATGCACCCCCCTTCACGCTGACCGACATCTCGGGCAGGGCTGTCTCGCTCGAATCACTCCGGGGTCAGGTGGTCCTGCTCAATTTCTGGTCGATGCTCTGCGCACCCTGCATGGCAGAAATGCCGTCGTTGAACCGCCTCTTCCTGACGTTGAAGGACAAGGGACTGCAGGTCATCGCAGTCTCGATCGATCCGTCCGACAAGCCGGTCCGGGACTATGTGGCGAAGAACAATATTGCCTTCCTGGTACTTCTCGATGCCGGCAAGGAAGTGTATGGCAAAGCATATGCCGGACCCGCGCTCCCCGCCACCTATCTTATCGACCGGAACGGAATCATCGTGGAAAGTTTCAGCGGGCTTGAGGTATGGGACGCTCCGGAAATGATGAAACGCGTCCAGATGCTTTTAGGGCAGAAGTGAAGAAAAGGGAAAACCGGGAGCAGGAACGTCCCGAGGCAGGACTTCAATGATGAAGGACAAGGCGGCGATGCTGAAACGTGAACTGCCCGCTCTCGGCCGTCAGGACAGCAAAAACCCCGGGAGGGGGAACCCGGGGCTTCAGGTATCGTCTCTATTTATCTGCTAGTGAATCAGCAGCGTAAGATGAGCTTAGGAAGCTTTCATCACATTTGCGGCCTGGGGGCCTTTCTCGCCCTGGGTGATCTCAAACTCGACCATCTGCCCCTCGGAAAGGGTCTTGTACCCCTCTCCCTGGATCGCCGAGTAGTGAACGAAGACGTCTCTTCCACCCCCGTCCGGCTCTATAAAACCATACCCTTTTGACTCGTTGAACCACTTCACTTTCCCGGTAGACATATTGCTTACTCCCTCCTTGCGGTTTCCGCATCGGGCCGGAGCCGGTTTGTCCGGCTGCTTGTGCCTTTATGCGGAAGCGTTTTTATCAAAGGGAAAGAGCTTCTCCGTTCATCCCCCACGCCCTTTTCCCCGGCTAGTGAACGAGCTGGTACTTCGTATGTAATCGGAAGAGAAGCCATAGGCAAGATAGGATTCACGATGGAATGAGTATGACCGCCGGGGGCCTCTTTGACTTAATTAAGATAGCGAACGGGGTTCACCGGCAGGCCGTTTACCCGCACTTCGTAGTGCAGGTGAGGACCGGTGCTGGAGCCGGAGTCGCCGAGATAAGCGATGACATCGCCTCGTTTTACCCGCTGACCCGGCTTGACATTCAGCCGGGAATTGTGGCCATAGATCGTCTTGATACCGTAGCCGTGGCTGATCTCCACCATGTTGCCGTAGCCCGTGCCAAAGCCCGCTTTGATCACCACACCGTCCGCCGGAGCGACGATGGGTGTGCCGGTCTGCGCCGCTATGTCCAAGCCTTCATGAAATGTCAAGATGCCGCTGAACGGGGAGATTCTGTTCCCAAACGGAGAGGTGACCCATCCCCGGACAGGCCACACTGAAGGCGTGGATGCGTAAAGCGAACGTTTATCTTCAAAGTATTCGATCAGCATCTGGAGACTGGTCTCCTGCCGGGAAGCCGCACCCTTGAGCTGG includes:
- a CDS encoding TlpA disulfide reductase family protein, which translates into the protein MQYSPPAVLLLCLLSLSSLCSAAGVSEVGTEAGSYAPPFTLTDISGRAVSLESLRGQVVLLNFWSMLCAPCMAEMPSLNRLFLTLKDKGLQVIAVSIDPSDKPVRDYVAKNNIAFLVLLDAGKEVYGKAYAGPALPATYLIDRNGIIVESFSGLEVWDAPEMMKRVQMLLGQK
- a CDS encoding cold-shock protein: MSTGKVKWFNESKGYGFIEPDGGGRDVFVHYSAIQGEGYKTLSEGQMVEFEITQGEKGPQAANVMKAS
- a CDS encoding M23 family metallopeptidase translates to FLPGPNERVRTLSISKSVIKSVILSLLAIVGFSLYLIYEYNDVKDKVWELQSMREELMQQKAQVQNFALNMLDYKRQMFLLRDLDTKLRRAVSLGPRDKAHQVLGIGGPDELGLQNLTSMGEKKQEEVLKEMHQELTQLKGAASRQETSLQMLIEYFEDKRSLYASTPSVWPVRGWVTSPFGNRISPFSGILTFHEGLDIAAQTGTPIVAPADGVVIKAGFGTGYGNMVEISHGYGIKTIYGHNSRLNVKPGQRVKRGDVIAYLGDSGSSTGPHLHYEVRVNGLPVNPVRYLN